One Spiribacter halobius DNA segment encodes these proteins:
- a CDS encoding HU family DNA-binding protein, producing the protein MNKSQLIDAVRDNTDGVTRKTVSEVVDALFDTIQDTVADGTDVSITGFGRFTRSERAARTGRNPQTGESIRIAASKVPAFRPGKAFKDQVNR; encoded by the coding sequence ATGAATAAGAGCCAGCTGATCGACGCCGTGCGCGACAACACGGATGGGGTGACCCGCAAGACGGTTTCGGAGGTGGTCGACGCACTGTTCGACACCATTCAGGACACGGTGGCGGACGGCACCGATGTCAGCATCACGGGCTTCGGCCGTTTCACCCGCAGCGAGCGTGCCGCCCGCACCGGGCGCAATCCACAGACGGGCGAGAGCATCCGCATCGCCGCCAGCAAGGTGCCGGCCTTCCGGCCCGGCAAGGCCTTCAAGGATCAGGTCAACCGCTGA